A region from the Beduinella massiliensis genome encodes:
- a CDS encoding TrmH family RNA methyltransferase, with the protein MPKLETYDRSLSYSYAPGIFPSMECLHACPERCLRLLVSSAGESSEGMRRLVQESEAAGIRVETADRALARIAHKDNCYAAMVFEKRESPLARERPHIVLHHPSDSGNLGTILRTCLGFGFQQLAIVRPAVDLFDPRVVRASMGALFSMSVQHYDDFEAYRAEFPEHALYPFMLTGAVPLGEAAPEAKYPYTLVFGNEASGLPDAFARMGTSVLIPHSAAIDSLNLAIAVGIGTYTFARAEKKPEA; encoded by the coding sequence ATGCCAAAGCTCGAGACATACGACCGTTCGCTTTCCTATTCCTATGCGCCAGGCATCTTTCCCTCTATGGAGTGCCTGCATGCCTGTCCGGAGCGCTGCCTGCGCCTGCTGGTCAGCAGCGCGGGCGAAAGCAGCGAAGGGATGCGGCGGCTCGTGCAGGAGAGCGAGGCGGCGGGCATTCGCGTGGAGACGGCGGATCGTGCGCTTGCCCGGATTGCCCATAAGGACAACTGCTACGCGGCGATGGTCTTTGAAAAGCGGGAGAGTCCCCTTGCGCGGGAGCGGCCGCACATCGTGCTGCACCATCCGTCCGACAGCGGAAACCTCGGCACGATCCTGCGCACCTGCCTGGGCTTTGGCTTCCAGCAGCTTGCGATCGTCCGCCCGGCGGTGGATCTGTTCGATCCGCGCGTGGTGCGCGCGTCGATGGGGGCGCTCTTTTCCATGAGCGTTCAGCATTACGACGACTTTGAAGCGTACCGCGCCGAGTTCCCGGAGCATGCGCTCTATCCCTTCATGCTCACGGGCGCCGTGCCGCTGGGGGAGGCGGCTCCTGAGGCGAAGTATCCTTATACGCTGGTCTTCGGCAACGAAGCGTCCGGCTTGCCGGACGCGTTTGCGCGGATGGGCACGAGCGTATTGATCCCTCACAGCGCTGCGATCGACTCGCTGAACCTGGCCATCGCCGTGGGCATTGGCACGTACACGTTCGCACGGGCGGAAAAGAAGCCGGAAGCGTAA
- a CDS encoding VanW family protein — protein sequence MKRFFILLLALSLLLGCLTPSALAAPEILYTGVTLKSLTLREAESAESAAVGVLKEKERVGIIDYSPEWLHIYSEDKGEGYVKRQNVTDIKPLDPENTPPYGAVLHTQVATVKTESPVYAAMDSTAEALCTVTPGSRISFWYIEDGWIVIPYQRKIGYLPASAIENLEPIAPSAEYAESGDILAAFTSFYKVKQTELNKGRMVNIDVACDYISIDMEPGQSFSFNGIAGPYKKARGYQAAPVLIDGTTMPGYGGGTCQVSTTLYNVLLQLWDGITIIHRRPHGPGGASYVPHGVDAAVGNEKLDLIFQNDYAFPIHIDASAKDGALFIAIRKA from the coding sequence GTGAAACGATTTTTCATTCTTTTACTCGCGCTGTCGCTCCTGCTTGGTTGCCTAACCCCTTCGGCCCTTGCCGCGCCGGAGATTCTCTACACCGGCGTAACCCTCAAAAGCCTCACGCTGCGCGAGGCGGAAAGCGCGGAAAGCGCCGCGGTCGGCGTCCTGAAGGAAAAAGAGCGCGTCGGCATCATCGATTACTCGCCTGAATGGCTCCATATTTATAGCGAAGACAAAGGCGAGGGCTACGTCAAACGCCAAAACGTCACGGACATTAAACCGTTGGATCCGGAAAACACGCCGCCCTATGGCGCCGTGCTGCACACCCAGGTGGCGACAGTGAAGACGGAATCGCCCGTTTATGCGGCGATGGATTCCACCGCAGAGGCCCTGTGCACCGTGACCCCCGGCAGCCGCATCTCCTTTTGGTACATCGAGGACGGCTGGATCGTCATCCCCTATCAGCGCAAGATCGGCTATCTGCCCGCCTCGGCCATCGAAAACCTGGAACCCATCGCACCCAGCGCCGAATATGCCGAAAGCGGCGACATTCTCGCCGCCTTCACCAGCTTCTATAAGGTCAAGCAGACCGAGCTGAACAAAGGGCGCATGGTCAATATCGACGTAGCCTGCGACTACATCTCCATCGACATGGAACCTGGACAGTCCTTTTCCTTCAACGGCATTGCCGGCCCCTACAAAAAAGCCCGCGGCTATCAGGCCGCCCCTGTATTGATCGACGGCACCACGATGCCCGGCTATGGCGGCGGCACCTGCCAGGTTTCCACCACCCTTTACAACGTGCTGCTTCAGCTCTGGGACGGGATTACCATCATCCACCGCCGTCCGCACGGTCCCGGCGGGGCGAGCTATGTGCCTCACGGCGTGGACGCGGCGGTCGGCAACGAAAAGCTCGACCTGATCTTTCAGAACGACTATGCCTTTCCCATCCACATCGACGCCAGCGCGAAGGACGGAGCGCTCTTTATCGCCATCCGAAAGGCCTGA
- a CDS encoding ElyC/SanA/YdcF family protein, producing the protein MRYVQEITDFIFVRHAPRPVDIAFLPGSPYAETALQGARMYREGYAPLLLPSGRFSVTLGRFPGPQSRAAEYPGPYESEWVFYRDVLMRGGVPEHAILREDQATYTYENAIYSRRVTDALGIEVRSAMICCKEQHARRALMYYETLYPDAEFIVCPVSAQGITRDNWTKTEAGIDAVLDELARCGGQFHAILKEKLL; encoded by the coding sequence TTGCGTTATGTTCAGGAGATCACGGACTTTATCTTCGTGCGCCATGCGCCGCGACCGGTAGACATCGCTTTTCTGCCCGGCAGTCCCTATGCGGAAACCGCCCTTCAGGGCGCGCGCATGTATCGGGAGGGCTACGCGCCGCTGCTGCTTCCCTCGGGGCGGTTCAGCGTGACGCTGGGGCGCTTTCCGGGGCCGCAGTCGCGGGCGGCGGAATATCCGGGCCCTTATGAGAGCGAATGGGTGTTTTACCGCGACGTGCTGATGCGCGGCGGCGTTCCAGAGCACGCCATTCTGCGGGAGGATCAGGCGACCTACACGTATGAAAACGCGATCTATTCGCGCCGGGTGACCGATGCGTTGGGCATTGAGGTGCGCAGCGCGATGATCTGCTGCAAGGAGCAGCATGCCCGCCGCGCGCTCATGTACTACGAGACGCTGTATCCGGACGCGGAATTCATCGTCTGCCCGGTCAGCGCACAGGGGATTACGCGCGACAACTGGACCAAGACGGAAGCGGGCATCGACGCGGTGCTGGACGAGCTCGCGCGATGCGGTGGGCAGTTTCACGCCATTTTAAAGGAAAAGCTTCTATAA
- the rnc gene encoding ribonuclease III — protein sequence MDTETISRALCYAFRNDKLLAQALTHPSYALQHHVPDNQRLEFLGDAVLEICVSRVLYARYPQMQEGQLTRRRALLVREATLAAAARRLGLGPALLLDHGEELDGGREKPSILADAMEAVLAAVYLDGGMEAAAALVDRMMGDYEPEEEEDRDAKSRLQEFLQAAGETVPRYQIVAEEGPPHARVFTAEVLRADGELLGRGEGVSKKRAEQQAAQQALERLTQEKR from the coding sequence ATGGATACGGAGACGATCAGCCGGGCGCTTTGCTATGCGTTCCGGAACGACAAGCTGCTGGCGCAGGCGCTGACCCACCCGTCGTATGCCCTGCAGCACCACGTGCCGGACAACCAGCGCTTGGAGTTTTTGGGAGATGCGGTACTCGAAATCTGCGTCAGCCGCGTGCTGTATGCGCGCTATCCGCAGATGCAGGAGGGACAGCTTACGCGCAGGCGGGCGCTGCTCGTGCGCGAGGCGACGCTGGCCGCTGCGGCACGGCGGCTGGGCTTGGGCCCGGCGCTGCTGCTCGATCACGGCGAGGAGCTGGACGGCGGGCGGGAGAAGCCTTCGATTCTCGCGGACGCGATGGAGGCGGTGCTGGCGGCCGTATATCTGGATGGCGGCATGGAAGCCGCCGCTGCGCTGGTGGATCGGATGATGGGCGATTACGAGCCGGAGGAAGAGGAGGACCGCGACGCAAAATCGCGCCTTCAGGAGTTTTTGCAGGCGGCGGGTGAAACCGTGCCGCGCTATCAGATCGTGGCGGAGGAAGGGCCTCCCCATGCGCGCGTGTTCACGGCGGAGGTGCTGCGCGCGGACGGAGAGCTGCTTGGGCGCGGCGAGGGCGTGAGCAAGAAGCGCGCGGAGCAGCAGGCGGCGCAGCAGGCGCTGGAACGCCTGACGCAGGAAAAGCGATAA
- the plsX gene encoding phosphate acyltransferase PlsX — translation MKIVVDAMGGDLAPAVNVQGAIDALRAFPDVEIALVGRRDDIRACLGEYADVADRLEIVDAPDVITTHEHPVMALRKKPQSSLVVGMNLVRAKEAEAFVSAGSTGAIMAGAMFKIGRIDGIERPALAPVLPAPKKPLMLIDAGANVDCHPEWLVQFGLMGSVYMEKVMGVKAPQVGIINIGEEAEKGDDLTKKTYELMSQGQPYQFAGNVEAREILSGQVDVLACDGFVGNVVLKYTEGMAGTMFGMIKTGLMGSLRGKIGALLCKPVFREIKHSMDSTEVGGAPLLGVEGAVVKAHGNSNARAIFCAIRQARKMVEGRVVEIIGREVTNLVLAQDAQQEQK, via the coding sequence ATGAAAATTGTTGTGGATGCGATGGGCGGCGACCTCGCACCGGCGGTCAACGTGCAGGGCGCGATCGACGCGCTGCGCGCCTTCCCGGACGTGGAAATCGCTCTCGTCGGGCGCAGGGACGACATTCGCGCCTGCCTGGGCGAGTACGCCGACGTGGCGGACAGGCTGGAGATCGTCGATGCGCCGGACGTCATCACCACGCACGAGCACCCCGTGATGGCGCTGCGCAAAAAGCCGCAGTCCTCGCTGGTGGTGGGTATGAACCTTGTGCGCGCGAAGGAGGCGGAGGCGTTCGTCTCCGCAGGCTCGACCGGCGCGATCATGGCGGGCGCGATGTTCAAGATCGGCCGTATTGACGGCATCGAGCGCCCGGCGCTCGCGCCCGTGCTGCCCGCGCCTAAGAAGCCGCTGATGCTCATCGACGCGGGCGCGAACGTGGACTGCCACCCGGAGTGGCTGGTGCAGTTCGGCCTGATGGGCAGCGTGTACATGGAAAAGGTCATGGGCGTGAAGGCACCGCAGGTCGGCATCATCAACATCGGCGAAGAAGCGGAAAAGGGCGACGACCTGACAAAGAAGACGTACGAGCTCATGTCTCAGGGGCAGCCGTACCAATTCGCGGGCAACGTGGAGGCAAGAGAGATCCTATCGGGTCAGGTGGACGTGCTTGCCTGCGACGGCTTCGTGGGCAATGTCGTGCTCAAGTACACCGAGGGTATGGCGGGCACCATGTTCGGCATGATCAAGACAGGCCTGATGGGCTCGCTGCGCGGAAAGATCGGCGCACTGCTCTGCAAGCCGGTATTTCGGGAGATCAAGCATTCCATGGACTCCACGGAGGTCGGCGGCGCGCCGCTGCTGGGTGTGGAGGGCGCGGTCGTCAAGGCGCACGGCAATTCCAACGCGCGCGCGATCTTCTGCGCAATCCGTCAGGCGCGCAAGATGGTCGAGGGCCGGGTAGTCGAGATCATCGGGCGTGAAGTCACCAACCTCGTGCTCGCGCAGGACGCGCAGCAGGAACAGAAATAA
- a CDS encoding MetQ/NlpA family ABC transporter substrate-binding protein: protein MKKLLSLVLALALTFSLSSFAFAAEKIRVGASPSPHAEILTAAKAALLEKGYDLEVVEFTDYILPNTTTESGELDANYFQHQPYLDDFNAQNGTHLVSAFGVHVEPMAVFAGKGDTLEALKDGATIAVPNDPTNEARALLLLEKQGVLTLKEEAGITATKLDIVENPHNVNILEVEAAQLPLMLPDVEFAVINGNYALAAGLNPVSDSVAIEDGSSPYLNVVVVKEGNENAGFVLALKEVLQSDAIKTFIDENYKGSVIAAF, encoded by the coding sequence ATGAAAAAGCTGCTTTCGCTCGTCCTCGCCCTTGCGCTCACGTTCAGCCTTTCCAGTTTCGCCTTCGCCGCCGAAAAGATTCGCGTCGGCGCTTCCCCCTCTCCGCATGCCGAAATCCTCACCGCCGCGAAGGCCGCGCTGCTCGAAAAGGGATACGACCTGGAGGTCGTGGAGTTCACCGACTACATTCTGCCTAACACCACCACCGAATCCGGAGAACTCGACGCGAACTACTTCCAGCACCAGCCCTATCTGGACGATTTCAACGCGCAGAACGGCACGCACCTGGTGAGCGCCTTCGGCGTGCACGTGGAGCCGATGGCCGTCTTCGCTGGCAAGGGCGACACCCTTGAAGCCCTGAAGGACGGCGCGACCATCGCCGTGCCCAACGACCCGACCAATGAAGCCCGCGCGCTGCTGCTGCTCGAAAAGCAGGGCGTCCTCACCTTGAAGGAAGAGGCCGGCATCACCGCCACCAAGCTGGACATCGTGGAGAACCCACATAACGTGAACATCCTCGAGGTCGAGGCCGCGCAGCTTCCGCTCATGCTGCCGGACGTGGAGTTTGCGGTCATCAACGGCAACTACGCGCTGGCCGCCGGCCTGAACCCGGTAAGCGACTCCGTCGCCATCGAGGACGGCTCCTCCCCCTACCTGAACGTCGTGGTCGTCAAGGAAGGCAACGAAAACGCTGGCTTTGTCCTCGCGCTGAAGGAAGTTCTGCAAAGCGACGCGATCAAGACCTTCATCGACGAAAACTACAAGGGATCGGTCATCGCCGCCTTTTAA
- a CDS encoding helix-turn-helix domain-containing protein, which produces MNYVSLGQRIRKKRQILHWTQAQLAQAVGLSVSFLGHIERGSRKASLETLVSICNVLDISPAYLLEESLTITDKTPMPDALSDRQRVALNQIVHYLDVWNESGSK; this is translated from the coding sequence ATGAACTATGTATCGTTGGGGCAGCGCATTAGAAAGAAGCGTCAAATTCTCCACTGGACACAGGCACAGCTGGCGCAGGCCGTAGGGCTGTCCGTTTCCTTTCTGGGCCATATCGAACGAGGGAGCCGCAAGGCCAGTCTGGAAACGCTGGTTTCCATCTGCAATGTGCTCGACATTTCTCCGGCTTATCTGCTCGAGGAATCGCTCACCATCACGGACAAGACGCCGATGCCTGACGCGCTAAGCGACCGTCAGCGCGTCGCGCTCAATCAGATCGTTCACTATCTGGACGTTTGGAACGAATCCGGTTCCAAATAA
- a CDS encoding PQQ-binding-like beta-propeller repeat protein, which produces MTTSVIANGAEQESASQKISMGNPEEYGRQDGVLTFRNGPMRQNASFGAADISDETLELAWSSKTGMVAGEGKTIYQGSDWTGQPLIVKWHKEIRELMNLKDSKKSITGLKEVILPAMDGKIYFLDLDDGKPTRDPIELGYPFRATAAVDTSGYPMLFAGQGISQLRSNTGTIGMRVYNLIDQTQIYFESGRNALANVSSGAVDSSALLERDSNTLVYTGENGLLYTIGLNTEFDLAEGTLKIDPETVAYRYKSNLKGTQGIVSSVAMYGNYAYFADNLGVLQCVDLNTMECLWAVDVTDATCSTVALEDEGDGTIALYTANTIQKRERSGDVSIRRYDALTGVLEWEYTIKCKYSSDNTAGAMSSPVVGQGDISDMVVYTINQTGEEEMASVIALDKLTGEELWNQPLDAYSYSSPTAVYTTDGKGYIVQGDTNGTLRLMDGFTGSTLSTVALGSPIVGSPAAYNDMVVVGTSTGRICGIKLK; this is translated from the coding sequence ATGACGACGTCGGTGATCGCAAACGGCGCGGAGCAGGAGAGCGCGTCGCAGAAGATTTCCATGGGCAATCCTGAGGAATACGGACGCCAGGACGGGGTGCTGACGTTCCGCAATGGCCCGATGCGCCAGAACGCTTCCTTTGGCGCGGCCGATATCAGCGACGAGACGCTGGAACTCGCATGGTCGAGCAAGACCGGTATGGTTGCGGGCGAGGGCAAGACGATCTATCAGGGTTCGGATTGGACGGGTCAGCCGCTGATCGTCAAGTGGCACAAGGAAATCCGCGAACTGATGAACCTAAAGGATTCCAAGAAGTCGATCACCGGGCTCAAGGAAGTCATCCTGCCTGCGATGGACGGCAAAATCTACTTCCTCGACCTGGACGACGGCAAGCCTACCCGCGACCCGATCGAGCTGGGCTATCCCTTCCGCGCGACCGCGGCGGTAGACACGAGCGGCTATCCGATGCTGTTTGCGGGCCAGGGCATTTCCCAGCTTCGGAGCAATACCGGCACGATCGGCATGCGCGTGTACAACCTGATCGATCAGACGCAGATTTATTTTGAGAGCGGGCGCAACGCGCTGGCGAATGTGTCCAGCGGAGCGGTGGACAGCTCCGCCTTGCTGGAGCGTGATTCGAACACCCTCGTTTATACCGGGGAAAACGGCCTGCTCTACACGATCGGTCTCAACACGGAGTTTGACCTCGCGGAGGGTACGCTGAAGATCGATCCCGAGACGGTCGCTTACCGCTATAAGAGCAATCTCAAGGGCACGCAGGGCATCGTGAGCAGCGTGGCGATGTACGGCAATTACGCCTACTTTGCGGACAATCTGGGCGTGCTGCAGTGTGTGGACCTGAACACCATGGAGTGCCTGTGGGCGGTAGACGTGACCGACGCTACCTGTTCGACGGTCGCGCTGGAAGACGAGGGCGATGGAACCATCGCGCTGTATACGGCTAACACCATTCAAAAGCGCGAGCGCAGCGGGGATGTTTCGATCCGCCGCTATGACGCGCTGACGGGCGTGCTGGAATGGGAGTACACGATCAAGTGCAAATACTCCAGCGACAACACGGCAGGCGCGATGTCCTCGCCGGTCGTCGGTCAGGGCGACATCAGCGACATGGTGGTCTATACGATTAACCAGACCGGAGAAGAGGAAATGGCCTCTGTCATCGCGCTGGACAAGCTGACGGGCGAGGAACTGTGGAATCAGCCGCTGGACGCCTACTCGTACTCGTCCCCGACCGCGGTTTACACCACCGACGGCAAGGGCTACATCGTCCAGGGCGATACGAACGGTACGCTGCGCCTGATGGACGGCTTCACGGGTTCGACCCTGTCGACGGTAGCGTTGGGATCGCCGATCGTCGGATCGCCCGCCGCCTACAACGATATGGTCGTGGTGGGCACATCGACCGGCAGAATCTGCGGCATCAAGCTCAAATAA
- a CDS encoding acyl carrier protein translates to MVFEELKKMIVRQLKVPESAVTLEARLQEDLKADSANVMMLIMDIEQDFDITVDDDAIATVKTVGDLVKYIEAKK, encoded by the coding sequence ATGGTCTTTGAAGAACTCAAAAAGATGATCGTCCGTCAGCTTAAGGTGCCCGAAAGCGCGGTGACGCTGGAGGCGCGCCTTCAAGAGGACCTAAAGGCGGACAGCGCGAACGTGATGATGCTCATCATGGACATCGAGCAGGACTTTGACATCACCGTGGACGACGACGCGATCGCGACCGTCAAGACGGTCGGCGACCTGGTCAAGTACATCGAAGCCAAAAAGTGA
- a CDS encoding methionine ABC transporter permease MetI yields MTWQQLLSMIGNGLWETFYMVLFSTLLSYLIGLPLGVLLVATEKDHILPNAPLNHVLGTIINVLRSVPFLILMIAVIPITRAIMGSAIGSKATIMPLTIAAFPYVARTVETSLKEIDRGVIEAAQSMGATRLHIVLKVMIPEAMPSLISGAATATTNILGYSAMAGAIGGGGLGALAINYGYYRYKTDILLIVVVVLVLLVQIVQLIGTRGSRLVDHRLK; encoded by the coding sequence ATGACTTGGCAGCAACTATTGTCCATGATCGGTAACGGGCTTTGGGAAACGTTTTATATGGTGCTCTTTTCCACGCTGCTCTCCTACCTCATCGGTCTTCCGCTCGGCGTTCTGCTGGTGGCGACCGAAAAGGATCACATCCTGCCGAACGCGCCCTTAAACCACGTTCTGGGCACGATCATCAACGTGCTGCGTTCGGTTCCTTTCCTGATCCTGATGATCGCGGTCATCCCCATCACCCGCGCGATCATGGGTTCGGCCATCGGTTCCAAGGCGACCATCATGCCGCTGACCATCGCTGCCTTTCCCTATGTCGCCCGAACGGTTGAAACTTCGCTTAAGGAGATCGACCGCGGCGTCATCGAAGCGGCGCAGTCCATGGGCGCAACCCGGCTGCACATCGTGCTCAAGGTGATGATCCCGGAGGCCATGCCCTCCCTCATCAGCGGGGCCGCCACCGCGACCACCAACATTTTGGGCTATTCCGCCATGGCCGGTGCGATCGGCGGCGGCGGCCTGGGCGCGCTGGCGATCAATTACGGCTACTATCGCTACAAGACCGACATTCTGCTCATCGTCGTGGTCGTGCTGGTGCTGCTGGTGCAGATCGTCCAGCTGATCGGCACGCGGGGTTCCCGCCTGGTGGATCACCGGTTAAAGTGA
- a CDS encoding TIGR01440 family protein yields the protein METEELRAQVAREVGEAVAYLAEQGRLAAGSLVVLGCSTSEVCGGRIGKNSDPEMGKVLAEAFLRACEAHGLAGCVQCCEHLNRALVIERRQAEIRGLEEVMAVPYPKAGGSCGAAYYRMLRDPILVEAVSADAGMDIGDTLIGMHLRRVAVPLRAPFHTVGHANLVMAYARPKLIGGARARYTLEE from the coding sequence ATGGAAACAGAGGAACTGCGCGCGCAGGTCGCCCGGGAAGTGGGAGAGGCCGTCGCATATCTGGCGGAGCAGGGGCGTCTGGCTGCGGGAAGCCTCGTCGTGCTCGGCTGCTCGACGAGCGAGGTTTGCGGCGGACGCATTGGGAAGAACTCGGACCCGGAGATGGGCAAGGTGCTCGCCGAGGCGTTTTTGCGCGCCTGTGAGGCGCATGGGCTTGCCGGGTGCGTACAGTGCTGCGAGCACCTGAACCGCGCGCTCGTCATCGAGCGGAGGCAGGCAGAGATTCGCGGTCTGGAAGAGGTGATGGCCGTTCCCTATCCGAAAGCGGGCGGATCCTGCGGCGCAGCCTATTACCGCATGCTGCGCGACCCCATCTTGGTGGAAGCCGTCTCTGCGGATGCGGGGATGGATATTGGGGACACGCTGATCGGCATGCACCTGCGCCGCGTCGCCGTACCGCTGCGTGCGCCCTTTCACACGGTGGGGCACGCGAACCTCGTCATGGCCTATGCGCGCCCGAAGCTGATCGGCGGCGCGCGCGCCCGGTATACGCTTGAAGAATGA
- a CDS encoding methionine ABC transporter ATP-binding protein, protein MASKQEASLSPIMIEIQGVRKVYPSQAGDVIALDGIDLSIHKGDIYGIIGMSGAGKSTLIRCINRLDAPTEGRILIDGENILTMNEKELRKMRRTVAMIFQQFNLLMQRTVLRNVCFPMEISGVPKAQAQKRAKELLEIVGLAEKADAYPAQLSGGQRQRVAIARALATDPKVLLCDEATSALDPMTTQAILSLLQDINKRLGITIVIITHEMAVIRQVCTRVAIIDGGRIAEKGNVREVFANPRTAAAKRLFRTTSEEELPPGKRCLRLIFDDNRTYEPVIAGMILACGVPVNILSANIQSVAGQQRGQMLVELPTDEDGAKRAVEYLKGQQITLEEVSADDLAATIVHDR, encoded by the coding sequence ATGGCAAGCAAGCAGGAGGCGTCTTTGAGTCCCATCATGATCGAGATTCAGGGCGTCAGAAAGGTCTATCCTTCGCAGGCCGGCGATGTCATCGCGCTGGACGGCATCGACCTTTCGATCCACAAGGGAGATATTTACGGCATCATCGGCATGAGCGGCGCGGGCAAGTCCACGCTGATCCGATGCATCAACCGTCTGGACGCTCCGACGGAGGGCCGCATCCTCATCGACGGCGAGAACATCCTCACCATGAACGAAAAAGAGCTGCGCAAGATGCGCCGGACGGTGGCCATGATCTTTCAGCAGTTCAACCTGCTGATGCAGCGGACGGTCCTTCGCAACGTCTGTTTCCCGATGGAGATCAGCGGCGTGCCTAAGGCGCAGGCCCAAAAACGCGCAAAGGAGCTGCTCGAAATCGTCGGGCTTGCGGAAAAGGCGGATGCCTACCCCGCGCAGCTCTCCGGCGGTCAGCGCCAACGCGTCGCCATCGCCCGCGCGCTCGCTACCGACCCGAAGGTGCTGCTGTGCGACGAAGCCACCAGCGCCCTGGATCCGATGACCACGCAGGCCATCCTCTCGCTTTTGCAGGACATCAACAAGCGCCTGGGCATCACGATCGTCATTATCACGCACGAAATGGCGGTCATCCGCCAGGTCTGCACGCGCGTCGCGATCATCGACGGCGGCCGGATCGCGGAAAAGGGCAACGTCCGCGAGGTGTTCGCCAATCCCCGTACCGCGGCGGCCAAGCGCCTGTTCCGCACGACGAGCGAAGAAGAGCTGCCGCCCGGAAAGCGCTGCCTGCGCCTGATCTTTGACGACAACCGCACGTACGAGCCGGTTATTGCGGGCATGATCCTCGCCTGCGGCGTGCCGGTCAACATTCTCTCGGCAAACATTCAGTCGGTCGCAGGCCAGCAGCGCGGGCAGATGCTCGTGGAACTGCCCACGGACGAGGACGGCGCAAAGCGCGCGGTCGAATACCTGAAGGGCCAGCAAATTACCCTCGAGGAGGTGAGCGCGGATGACTTGGCAGCAACTATTGTCCATGATCGGTAA
- a CDS encoding zinc-ribbon domain containing protein: protein MYQDKTLTCRECGAEFVFSASEQAFYAEKGFQNEPSRCPNCRAARRAQNGGNRPERQMYEVVCDGCGCTTQVPFQPRGDKPVYCRDCFERNRQSRY, encoded by the coding sequence ATGTATCAGGACAAGACGCTGACCTGCCGCGAGTGCGGTGCCGAATTCGTTTTCTCTGCTTCCGAGCAGGCTTTCTACGCGGAAAAGGGCTTCCAGAATGAGCCCAGCCGCTGCCCGAACTGCCGTGCTGCGCGCCGCGCTCAGAACGGCGGCAACCGCCCGGAGCGCCAGATGTACGAAGTCGTTTGCGACGGCTGCGGCTGCACCACGCAGGTGCCCTTCCAGCCCCGTGGCGACAAGCCCGTCTACTGCCGCGATTGCTTTGAGCGCAACCGTCAGAGCCGCTACTAA